In Nitrospirota bacterium, one DNA window encodes the following:
- the secG gene encoding preprotein translocase subunit SecG codes for MYTLAVILHVIVCFLMIGAILLQAGKGAEIGAAFGGSSQTVFGSRGPGTFLSKVTVAAAIIFMLTSLSLAILSKERTFSSTVIDLNKKSTSTAAPAQDAKPKDSSQAPAGGDAAPAAPTAP; via the coding sequence ATGTACACCCTGGCCGTGATCCTTCATGTCATCGTCTGTTTCCTGATGATCGGCGCCATCCTGTTGCAAGCCGGGAAGGGGGCCGAGATCGGGGCCGCATTCGGCGGGTCGAGCCAGACGGTGTTCGGCAGCCGCGGGCCGGGGACGTTCCTCAGCAAAGTGACCGTCGCCGCCGCGATCATCTTCATGCTGACCTCGCTCAGTCTCGCCATACTGTCCAAGGAACGGACCTTCTCCTCCACCGTCATCGACCTCAACAAGAAAAGCACCTCCACTGCCGCCCCCGCGCAAGACGCCAAGCCCAAGGACTCGTCGCAGGCCCCGGCCGGCGGCGATGCCGCACCCGCCGCTCCGACCGCGCCGTAA